In Candidatus Eisenbacteria bacterium, the DNA window GGGAAAGAGTTCTTCGCATCGGTTGCGGGCCTTCCGTCGCTCGGCCTCGATATCCACGGCAGGGTAATCGGTGGACATAATGAGGAACGAGACGTGATCGGCCAAGGCTCCCATCTCTTGGATATTATGCTCTTCAGTCATTAAGGCATGGCGTGCGACGTCTTTAAGGCGCTCCCTAAGTTCGGGATGGGGATTCTTGGTGGTCTGGACATGGAGGACCACGCCGCCGCGGCTCTGCGGCTGAGTATTCGCCGTAACGCGATGAGAGGTGTCCACCAGCTCTCCGCAATCACAACGAATGCGAATCCCGAACGTAAAGAGGGAAGGGTTGAACGACGCACCGCATCTTGGACAGAGTACCGTCATAACCCACCTCCTGGTTGCTATCCTTGTCATGAATATACACCGGAGCCGGGATCCTTATCCAAGAATTATATGGAATGCAGATTGTAAACATTGAAGTTGTCGTCTTTACTGATGTTGGCAAGCAATGGCGTTCGATTGCCGGATGAAGGGGGGCTCGCGATGCATATTAGGGCCTTTGTTTTTGTTGCGATTCTATTATTCGTTCTTTTAACACAGTCCGCCTTAGGCGACGTTGTGGTGCTTCAGGACGGCACCCGCATTCAGGGAATAATTGTAAAAGAAGACGAAACCCTCGTCGTCATTGAGTCGAAATCTATGGGGCGATTGGAACTGGCGCGCCGGGATGTGAAATCGATCGAGTATCTGAAGCCCGGAACATTTTCAGAAGTCGATCCTTGCTATAATTCGATCATGTTTTGCCCGACAACGGCGACTCTGCCAAAGGGGTCTTTTTATTTTCGGGATTTTGAACTTTTTATCATCAATTTCGGTTATGCCATGACCAACACGACCAACCTGAGTTTTGGAACTCATTTTCCCGTTACCGGGTCTCTCGAATTTTTTACGGCGGGTGTGAAACAGCAGATTCTGGATCGTGAAACAAATCCCATCGGCCTGGCCGCATCGTTGAGCGGCACCTTTTATGATGATGGAAGCTTCGGAACAGGAGCGATAATCGTGGGGGTCGGTGATAAAAACCGCTCATTGAATGTTTCGCTAATGGAGGGGTTCAATGAAAATGACGAAAGCGGGATTATTCTGCTGGTCGGCGCCGACGCCCGGCTTTCACAAAATATCAAATTGATCGGCGAGTATGTTGATGTCAGTTCGTTTACGAGTTTTGACGATGATGACGAATATATCGGGCTCATCAATGTCGGGATCCGGTTCTTCGGACGCCAAATGGCCTTTTCATTGACCGGCTTCAGGCCCCTGAGAGACACGGGTGATTTTATCGCTTTTCCAATGGCGAGCTTTTCTTATCTGTGGTGATGACGGCCGTTCGTTTTCCGCCGCTTCGCTTGTTTGTCTATTGGCTATAGCTCCGTCCGCAAGGTCAGGAGAGTATTTCGCATTTCAATGAAACCCAGGGATTTATACAGCTCCTTGGCGTGTTCATCGTCTATGCCAACGCCCAGAAGGACGTTGGAACAACCCACACGGGCGGAGAAATCGCAGATCCTTTCCATTAGCATTTTGGCGATACCGTGCCCGCGATAAGCCTTTTTTACATAAAGATCGTCGCACCAGGCAAAAGGAGCCGCCTTATAGCTGCTTTCGCCGAATGTTACCGAGACGATGCCGACCAATTCGCCATGATCGATGGCGCACATCATGTGATAATTCTTCTCTTCGTCGATGGCTTTGTCCCATAATCGGCTGGTTTCTTCATCGTCGAGGATGTCATTGCCCGCATAGACAAAGAACTCCATGAGAAGCTGGATCAGTTGTTCATAGTCATCCGGTTTGAGTGCTCTAATCTCTATCATGGCGCCGGTCCACTCCATCAATGCAATTCCGTTTCCTGTGCGTGCAACAATTCCCTGAACATGATGAACCGCACCAATTCGTCCATGCCAAAGACAATATGGGGGTTGAGAGTGTAGGCCCCTTTATCCGGCGGCTTGTCGAACCCCTTTGGGATTTTCATATTGCCTTTTCGATCAAACTGAAGAAGAAATTGTTCTTCCTCGACAGCGCGCCAGGGCTGATACATAACGAGAAGCTCCTGCCTCATGTCATGATAGATAAAATTGGTATCCACAAAGCTCTTGCCGTCGCATTGCTTGCACTGAAAGATGTTTATTTTCCCCTCCAGCAGTTCAGCCCGGAGCTCGGGATTCTGAGTCGCATTGATGGATCCATAGACAGTCATCGTTTGGCTCACCTTGCAGGAGGGGCACTCCAGGGTAATTTCACGAGAGGCTGACATTTTCGACTCCTTTGTGCGTCACGGGTGCTCAACTTCGTTGTTTGCAATTCATCGGCTCCAACCAACCGACGGCATTCAGAGCCAATTTGATTGTGAAGCTTTTTGGAGTTTATGGCTCCATTGAAGGGATAACAATAGACGATGTGCCTTTTGACCGGATTAAATGTCTTTATCCGAGAGACTCCTGCCGTAGATATAAGTCTGAATGATGGGGATGAAGAGAATCACCGGCACGGAAAGCCCCGCCCAAATGAAGATTGACTGCGGCGCAATCAGATTCATTAATATCGCCGCACCCAAAATAACGAAGACAATGGACCAGATGAAGAGTCTTCTGCCGCCGAAGCGGTTGATAGCAAACCAGTTTGCATCCGACTCCAACGATTGGGGAAACCGGAAACCATAGAACCGATTACGCGGCACCCGCCCCCGTATCAGGGGTATACAAAGAGCGGCGATCACCAGTCCCAAAATGATCTGCGCCAAACCGAGGGTGTATAGATCCGTCAAAGGAATCCGCCCTCCTTTGCTTCGGTCGCCCGGGGTTTATGAAACGGCCGCCGGAGGAACTTCCAAGAGGCGGCACCGTCGCATATGCAAAAGGATAAAGATATTGTAGGCAAGCTGTATCAGCAGAAATAGATACATTAACGAAAGCCCTCCGGCAATGCCGGCTCCCGCGCGCCATGCCCTGGCGATCTCATCAATCATGACTTTGTCGCCGTAGAGCAGTACGAGACAAAGAACGCCAAAGAGTATACCGAAGATGCGCCGGGCGCCTCTGTCGCGGGTTCTGTTGGACTCGGAAGTGAGCCAAAGTATCGATACGAGATTAAAAACGAAGACCAGAAAGAATCCGAAAATCATGAGGATCTCGGTATTCGAAAGGTGTCCGTGAACTGAAAGCACGAGCTCTTTGTGGATGGGGATCGCTGCTATATTGAAGAGGAGACCGGCGATCGAAGCCAGCGCAAACCAGAAGACAAGCCTGTCGTATCTGTCAATATTCATGATCTGTTCCTTGCCTGCCGCCACCCCGCGAGAGCTGCGCCTTGTGTTTTAATTATTCTCTTTCATCCAATAATCCGCAGGGCAAAGTAGGGCACAAGATTAAATAGAAAGAGGGAGATCTTTAAAAACATCAGGCCTCCGTAGTGTATCGCATTGAATGATGAATCGGAAAGATTAAACCATTTACCATGGAATCGCTTCAACCAATCCCGTGTAAAAGTGAACAAAAGAAACCAAAACACAAGCAGCGCCATGTTGATGACGGAACACCAAGCAAAGAAAGACCGAACCACTTCAAGCGTCATCCGTCCACCCTCCCTTGTTTCATGATCTTACAAAAGCGATCGGGTACCGATGCTACTGGAGATGGTCAGCCTGCCCGGTCCGAATCGCCTTATAAACCATCTTTCCTTGAAGCTTCAATTTTCCCAAGCGACTCTTCTTTTTGGCCATGATGATGTCGTAGAGATCTTCCCGCGTCGGGGGTGGTTTAACTTCGGTTTGCTTTTTTACCAATGTGATGGCTTCTGTCGGACAGAGACTGACACAGACGCCGCACCCGAGACAGCGATTCAGATCCACCACGGCGGTTTGGCTGTCTTTGGAGACGGTCACGGCCTGGACCTGGCAACGTTCCTCACAGACGCCGCATCCTTCGCATTTGCCGCTGTCCGCCTCGGCATAAAAGTTCGAGGCCCAGAAATCCAGGGGATTGGGGAGTCGCTTGTGCATGAGGAGCATGCCGCAACAGCAGCCGCAGCAGGAACAGATGAATTCGGCCCGCTCCGTGTTTGATGGCTGCAGGATCAACCCCTCTTGCTGATTCTTCTCAAGAATCGTCATCGCCGCTTCCCTTGAGATTTCCCGCCCGAGCCCGCATTCCCTGGCGGATTGGGCCATGGGACCGATGGCGAGGCAGGTCTCATGGCGATCTGTTACTTTGCAGGTTCTGCCCTGCAGAGATTTCTTTTTGCGGCAGATGCATTCAAGGATAACAAAGGGCTCCTCGGCCTTTTGCATCAGGGTCCTTACCTCATCAAAGGTGCTGACATTGCTCTCCACGCGGAGACTCTCTTCAATGGGGATCGTGCGCATTTGGGGAAGCTCAGTGCTCAGCAGATCGATTCCGAATTTCTTGTCTGATGTATATTCGTCGAAATTTTTGATAAACTCAGGAGTGAGCCGCCCAAGCTGAAATTCATACATCCCCACGACGAGGGGAGCGTTGCAGTATTGCCGCTTGCCGTCCTTGATTTTGCACTCGAGGCCGCCTTTTTTTTGCGTCGATTCGAGAATCTTTTCCAGCTCTAAGGGCGTTTCAACGAGATGCCGGGCTCTATTATAAATTGTTTCAAGCGGTTCGAACTTGTACGTTAAACAGGTGGCGATCTCGGCTTCACTGGGCGTGAAGATATGCTTCAGAATTTTAATCTCGGCGCCGGACTGTGTTGCGGGAAATCCCACCGCTTGATGATCCAAATGTTTTTGTAGTCTTGTATAGGCTTGTTCGGTTGACTTCATAGCGCGCCTCCATTCGCAATCATAATCGATTCTTCTACAAAAACGATCCTCGCCCAAGCTAATTTTCTATAAGGGCCCGCTAACCGTCACACCCTGCGTCCGCGGCTTCCTTATCCCGGCCCAACGCTTTTAGACAACGGCATTTGCCCGCTTGCGCCTTGTCCCGCATGTGGATATCCCCGGAGGCGATAATCTGCTCATAGGCGGCCAGCGCCTCGCCCGGGAGAGGGTCATCAAGATGATTCCCCGGCCGGGACGGCAAGACAACCGCCAAAGATAATCGACAATAGAATGGATATCAGAATTGATCCTGGGGATTGTCCGGTCTTCATTCTATTTTTCCTCTCCTGATGATGTTTTTGCTACAGGGGATTTCGAAGTGTAGCATGAAAATGAGCGTTTCATAAAATCATCCAGGAATCCCGGATCACCTTGACGCCGTAAACCCCAAGGGGCCCCGGGTCGCTAAAATGCCTGCAAGCCTTTAAATTTTGTCGCATAACGTAGAAGTTTATAAATCCTCGTCGATGGGGTAATCTTCCGCTATGCGGGCCGGTGCATTTCATGGAAGACCGCGATCCCGGAAAGGCCGAAAAATGCATCCCCATGGTGATATTACAGATGTTCCCGGAATTCGTGTCGGGCATGCCCAGGATCCGGAAGCGTTGACCGGCTGCACCGCCATCCTCTTTCCGCCGGATGGCGCCGTCGCCGGTATGGAGCAGATCGGTGGCGCACCCGGGACACGTGAAACCGATCTGCTGCGAACGCGGCACCTCGTACAAAAAATCCATGGCCTCGTCTTTGCCGGAGGAAGCGCCTTTGGATTGGATGCCGCATCGGGTGTTGTGACCTATCTGGAGTCGCAGGGCGTCGGATTTCCCACAGGCGCGGCCCGCGTGCCGATTGTGCCCTCCGCCGTGATCTATGATCTGGGGATCGGCGATGCTTCCATCCGGCCCGATGCTCAAATGGGCCGCTGGGCGGCCGAACGAGCGCGGGGTGCGGAGGCCGGACCCCTGCAGCAGGGAAATGTCGGCGCGGGGACGGGCGCGTCGGTCGGCAAGGTTTTGGGCAAGGAGTGGGCGATGAAGGGTGGTGAGGGATCCTCCTCGGCCAGGCTCCCCAATGATGTCTTTGTCGGCGCGCTGGCCGTGGTGAATGCCTTCGGTGACATTATCGACCGGTCGACCGGCGAGATCGTTGCGGGAGCGAGGAACCCCTCCGGCGATCCTCCCTTTGTGGATACCCTCTCGATCCTCCGCGAGCGGACGGGAATGGGCGAGCTTCAGTTCGGCCGGCAGGGTCAGAAGGAAACGCCGGGTACGGTGCTGGGTCTTGTTGCCGTGAACGCGCAACTCACGAAAGAGGAAGCAAACATTATTGCCAGGATGGCGGTTGCCGGATTGGCGCGTGTCATCCGCCCGGCTTTCACATTACTCGATGGCGATACGGTCTTTGCCGTGTCGATGGGGGGGGCGCGGGCCGATACGAGCACACTCGGAGCGGTTGCCGCAGAGGTTTTGGCCGATGCGGTGATGCAGGGTGTGCGCCAAGCCAAGTGGGCGGGTGATCTGCCGTCCTGCACCGACATCTCCAGGGGGGGCTCGTGAAAATCGCGTTTATCGGAACTCACGGTATTGGAAAAACGACCCTCTGTTTTGAACTGGCGGCGGAGCTTAAGAAGCGGGATCAATCGGTGGACATGGTCAAGGAGGTAGCCCGCAGCTGCCCCCTTCCGATTAATCAGGAAACAACCCTCTCCGCACAGACCTGGATCCTGCATACGCAAATCGCGAATGAGATTGCCGCGGCGGAAGCTTATGAAATCGTCATCTGCGACCGTAGCGTCATGGATAATTACGCCTATTTGATTCACCGATTGCAGCCGATCGGCCATCTGGATGAATTGATCCGCGGATGGATCGCCACCTATGACCATTTGTTCAAGGTCCCCATCATCGGCCGCCCGACCTACGACGGCACCCGGGACACGAATAAGGAATTCCAATGGGGTATTGATGAGGAGGTCGAGCGGCTTGTCGCGCGATTCGGTCTCGTTCCGCATCGGCTGGATCCCACGCGCCGCGGGCATTGGATGGCGGATATCCTCAAGATCGTCGTGCCGGGGCTGGTCATCCGCCAGGAAAGCCTCTTCCCGGAGGACTAACAACTCTATCGATGCCCTGTCGCTGATCCGCGATAATCTTAGCGACACTTTTTGTCCGCACTTTCCGGCCGAAGAGGGAGCCATCGGCGATAATACGGACTCCCGCGGCATGGCATTGTTTGATGATCCTTTCAACTCGCTTTGTTTTCTATCCCGTAATAAATGACTTGAAGGAGTTGATCGATATGCTCCTCGATGGAGAGATCCGATCCCTCGAGCGCCCAGGGGAATTCTAAAGAACGGAAAGAAATGACAAGGACATGCGCCGTGAGATCCACCCTTGGGACATTTAATTCATTCGTCTCGATTCCACCTTTTAGTATCGATTGGAGGATTTTATTTTCTTCGATAATGCAGGTTACCCGGGCATCGCGGATATGCGGCCAAAATCCATCCTCGGAGAATCGTGTCACCTTATATAGGTTCGTAAGATCACGGATGAAGAGGGCTTTGGTCAGAAGGTAGGCGCGGAGCTTTTTGAGAGCCGTTGTCTCGAGTTCGACGGCGTTTCTAATTTTCAGGAGGAGGAACTCCGTTTCGAGTTGAACGACATCCGCCAAAATCTCATCTTTATTCGAGTAATATTTGTAAACTGTTGCCTTAGATACAGATGCCTTCCGCGCAATATCATCCGTCGTGACCTTTTTTAGCCCAAAGCGAGCAAAAAGAGATTGGGCCGCCTCTAAGATCTGCTTCTTTTTGTCCATTCGTCCCTCCTTAAAAACTAAACTTAATATATATAAATCGTTTTTTGGTTCCCAAAATTTTCTGCCGATAGGATAGAGGCGGGGTGGCGTTGGCATATCCTACTGTTTTTTAGTGAATGGGACGAAAGGGTAGGGATGAGC includes these proteins:
- a CDS encoding P1 family peptidase, with translation MHPHGDITDVPGIRVGHAQDPEALTGCTAILFPPDGAVAGMEQIGGAPGTRETDLLRTRHLVQKIHGLVFAGGSAFGLDAASGVVTYLESQGVGFPTGAARVPIVPSAVIYDLGIGDASIRPDAQMGRWAAERARGAEAGPLQQGNVGAGTGASVGKVLGKEWAMKGGEGSSSARLPNDVFVGALAVVNAFGDIIDRSTGEIVAGARNPSGDPPFVDTLSILRERTGMGELQFGRQGQKETPGTVLGLVAVNAQLTKEEANIIARMAVAGLARVIRPAFTLLDGDTVFAVSMGGARADTSTLGAVAAEVLADAVMQGVRQAKWAGDLPSCTDISRGGS
- a CDS encoding 4Fe-4S binding protein produces the protein MKSTEQAYTRLQKHLDHQAVGFPATQSGAEIKILKHIFTPSEAEIATCLTYKFEPLETIYNRARHLVETPLELEKILESTQKKGGLECKIKDGKRQYCNAPLVVGMYEFQLGRLTPEFIKNFDEYTSDKKFGIDLLSTELPQMRTIPIEESLRVESNVSTFDEVRTLMQKAEEPFVILECICRKKKSLQGRTCKVTDRHETCLAIGPMAQSARECGLGREISREAAMTILEKNQQEGLILQPSNTERAEFICSCCGCCCGMLLMHKRLPNPLDFWASNFYAEADSGKCEGCGVCEERCQVQAVTVSKDSQTAVVDLNRCLGCGVCVSLCPTEAITLVKKQTEVKPPPTREDLYDIIMAKKKSRLGKLKLQGKMVYKAIRTGQADHLQ
- a CDS encoding GNAT family N-acetyltransferase, whose product is MIEIRALKPDDYEQLIQLLMEFFVYAGNDILDDEETSRLWDKAIDEEKNYHMMCAIDHGELVGIVSVTFGESSYKAAPFAWCDDLYVKKAYRGHGIAKMLMERICDFSARVGCSNVLLGVGIDDEHAKELYKSLGFIEMRNTLLTLRTEL
- a CDS encoding ATP-binding protein translates to MHRHLQGGLVKIAFIGTHGIGKTTLCFELAAELKKRDQSVDMVKEVARSCPLPINQETTLSAQTWILHTQIANEIAAAEAYEIVICDRSVMDNYAYLIHRLQPIGHLDELIRGWIATYDHLFKVPIIGRPTYDGTRDTNKEFQWGIDEEVERLVARFGLVPHRLDPTRRGHWMADILKIVVPGLVIRQESLFPED
- a CDS encoding CpXC domain-containing protein; the encoded protein is MSASREITLECPSCKVSQTMTVYGSINATQNPELRAELLEGKINIFQCKQCDGKSFVDTNFIYHDMRQELLVMYQPWRAVEEEQFLLQFDRKGNMKIPKGFDKPPDKGAYTLNPHIVFGMDELVRFIMFRELLHAQETELH
- a CDS encoding TetR/AcrR family transcriptional regulator — translated: MDKKKQILEAAQSLFARFGLKKVTTDDIARKASVSKATVYKYYSNKDEILADVVQLETEFLLLKIRNAVELETTALKKLRAYLLTKALFIRDLTNLYKVTRFSEDGFWPHIRDARVTCIIEENKILQSILKGGIETNELNVPRVDLTAHVLVISFRSLEFPWALEGSDLSIEEHIDQLLQVIYYGIENKAS
- a CDS encoding SdpI family protein; this translates as MTDLYTLGLAQIILGLVIAALCIPLIRGRVPRNRFYGFRFPQSLESDANWFAINRFGGRRLFIWSIVFVILGAAILMNLIAPQSIFIWAGLSVPVILFIPIIQTYIYGRSLSDKDI